In a single window of the Larimichthys crocea isolate SSNF chromosome XVII, L_crocea_2.0, whole genome shotgun sequence genome:
- the slc5a5 gene encoding sodium/iodide cotransporter isoform X2, with product MEEQSVSEPATSGFVVADYAVFAGMLLVSMSIGLFQALKKNPSGASADDFFTGGRSMPAVPVGMSLCASFMSAVQVLGVPSEAFRHGFKFLYMCLGQSINSLLTAYLFLPVFFRLGITSTNQYLKMRFGRGMQLLGSIQFLVATLLYTGIVIYAPALILNQATGLNIWVSLFSTGIICTLYTTLGGMKAVIWTDVFQIVVMLSGFVAIFIQGTVLVGGPALVLEIAQNGSRINFNDFDADPRKRYSFWSLSVGGTLVWLSMYGVNQAQVQRYISCRSERDGQWALFVNQVGLCLIVGSAATCGIVMFAYYNNCDPLMSGKISAPDLYMPYFVLEIFQNLPGFPGLFLACAYSGTLSTASTSINAMAAVTMEDLLRPHLRHMTQKKLILVSKGLSLLYGVGCITVAALSSLLNWGVLQGSFTVMGVVSGPLLGVFILGMFVPATNRVGAFSGISVGFCVSLWLAVGSTLYPPSDKTIGVLPSYAGQCAGSNITLNSSPNQDQHSFSTPLRPDNAGGLLNFYSMSYLYFGAMATSSVVLVGLIVSYATGPTKRNQIKEGLLWWDLNKKQVEVPSERRTGTMSRIFPRLLHNACWDTHGDKVRDKPQLVPLRDLPRENK from the exons ATGGAAGAGCAGTCTGTCAGTGAACCAGCCACATCAGGCTTTGTCGTGGCTGACTACGCAGTCTTTGCTGGCATGCTGTTGGTCTCTATGAGTATTGGACTCTTCCAGGCCCTGAAGAAGAACCCGAGTGGGGCCAGTGCTGATGACTTCTTCACTGGGGGTCGAAGTATGCCAGCAGTGCCTGTTGGGATGTCGCTCTGTGCCAGTTTTATGTCAGCAGTTCAGGTTCTAGGTGTTCCTTCTGAGGCTTTTCGCCACGGCTTTAAATTCCTCTACATGTGCCTCGGACAGAGCATCAATTCCCTGCTGACAGCTTACCTCTTCCTGCCAGTTTTCTTTCGACTGGGCATCACAAGCACCAATCAG TATCTGAAGATGAGATTTGGCAGAGGGATGCAGCTGCTGGGGAGTATCCAGTTTCTTGTTGCGACG ctgcttTACACAGGGATTGTTATCTATGCACCTGCCTTGATCCTCAACCAAG CTACTGGACTCAACATTTGGGTGTCTCTGTTTTCTACTGGGATCATTTGCACCCTGTACACCACACTG GGTGGCATGAAAGCTGTGATCTGGACTGATGTGTTCCAGATTGTTGTCATGTTGTCGGGGTTTGTGGCCATTTTCATCCAAGGCACAGTTCTGGTTGGTGGTCCTGCACTGGTACTGGAGATTGCCCAAAATGGATCACGCATTAATTTTaatga TTTTGATGCTGACCCACGGAAGCGCTATAGCTTCTGGAGCCTTTCTGTTGGAGGTACATTGGTGTGGTTGTCCATGTATGGAGTAAACCAAGCTCAAGTCCAGCGCTACATCTCCTGCAGATCAGAAAGAGACGGCCAGTG GGCGCTGTTTGTGAACCAAGTGGGTCTGTGCCTGATTGTAGGCAGTGCAGCAACATGCGGAATCGTCATGTTTGCTTATTATAACAACTGTGATCCACTGATGTCTGGGAAGATTTCTGCTCCTGATCTG TATATGCCTTACTTCGTGctggaaatattccaaaatcTCCCAGGCTTTCCAGGTCTTTTCCTTGCCTGTGCATACAGTGGCACTTTGAG tacgGCCTCCACAAGTATCAATGCAATGGCTGCAGTAACGATGGAGGACCTGCTGCGACCTCATCTGCGCCACATGACCCAAAAGAAATTGATCCTTGTTTCCAAAGGACTGT catTGCTGTATGGAGTTGGTTGTATCACCGTAGCtgctctctcttccctcctgaACTGGGGAGTACTTCAG GGCTCATTCACTGTCATGGGTGTGGTCAGCGGTCCATTACTGGGTGTATTCATTTTGGGGATGTTTGTTCCAGCAACTAACAGGGTG gGGGCGTTCTCAGGAATATCAGTGGgcttctgtgtttctctgtggctGGCTGTTGGTTCAACTCTTTACCCACCCAGTGACAAGACCATTGGTGTTCTGCCCAGCTACGCAGGCCAGTGTGCAGGCAGCAACATCACCCTGAACAGCAGCCCTAACCAGGACCAACACTCCTTCTCCACCCCTCTTCGGCCCGATAACGCGGG GGGCCTCCTTAACTTCTACTCCATGTCTTACCTCTATTTTGGTGCCATGGCGACGAGTTCTGTTGTGCTAGTTGGGCTGATCGTGAGCTATGCAACAG GGCCAACAAAAAGGAATCAGATTAAAGAGGGTTTGTTATGGTGGGATCTGAACAAAAAGCAAGTAGAGGTCCCATCAGAGCGCAGA ACTGGAACAATGTCCAGGATCTTTCCCCGCCTTCTGcacaatgcatgctgggatacaCAT ggagACAAGGTGAGGGATAAACCACAGCTTGTGCCTTTGAGGGACCTGCCTagagaaaacaagtga
- the slc5a5 gene encoding sodium/iodide cotransporter isoform X1 — translation MEEQSVSEPATSGFVVADYAVFAGMLLVSMSIGLFQALKKNPSGASADDFFTGGRSMPAVPVGMSLCASFMSAVQVLGVPSEAFRHGFKFLYMCLGQSINSLLTAYLFLPVFFRLGITSTNQYLKMRFGRGMQLLGSIQFLVATLLYTGIVIYAPALILNQATGLNIWVSLFSTGIICTLYTTLGGMKAVIWTDVFQIVVMLSGFVAIFIQGTVLVGGPALVLEIAQNGSRINFNDFDADPRKRYSFWSLSVGGTLVWLSMYGVNQAQVQRYISCRSERDGQWALFVNQVGLCLIVGSAATCGIVMFAYYNNCDPLMSGKISAPDLYMPYFVLEIFQNLPGFPGLFLACAYSGTLSTASTSINAMAAVTMEDLLRPHLRHMTQKKLILVSKGLSLLYGVGCITVAALSSLLNWGVLQGSFTVMGVVSGPLLGVFILGMFVPATNRVGAFSGISVGFCVSLWLAVGSTLYPPSDKTIGVLPSYAGQCAGSNITLNSSPNQDQHSFSTPLRPDNAGGLLNFYSMSYLYFGAMATSSVVLVGLIVSYATGPTKRNQIKEGLLWWDLNKKQVEVPSERRTGTMSRIFPRLLHNACWDTHVSMNRNNLGDKVRDKPQLVPLRDLPRENK, via the exons ATGGAAGAGCAGTCTGTCAGTGAACCAGCCACATCAGGCTTTGTCGTGGCTGACTACGCAGTCTTTGCTGGCATGCTGTTGGTCTCTATGAGTATTGGACTCTTCCAGGCCCTGAAGAAGAACCCGAGTGGGGCCAGTGCTGATGACTTCTTCACTGGGGGTCGAAGTATGCCAGCAGTGCCTGTTGGGATGTCGCTCTGTGCCAGTTTTATGTCAGCAGTTCAGGTTCTAGGTGTTCCTTCTGAGGCTTTTCGCCACGGCTTTAAATTCCTCTACATGTGCCTCGGACAGAGCATCAATTCCCTGCTGACAGCTTACCTCTTCCTGCCAGTTTTCTTTCGACTGGGCATCACAAGCACCAATCAG TATCTGAAGATGAGATTTGGCAGAGGGATGCAGCTGCTGGGGAGTATCCAGTTTCTTGTTGCGACG ctgcttTACACAGGGATTGTTATCTATGCACCTGCCTTGATCCTCAACCAAG CTACTGGACTCAACATTTGGGTGTCTCTGTTTTCTACTGGGATCATTTGCACCCTGTACACCACACTG GGTGGCATGAAAGCTGTGATCTGGACTGATGTGTTCCAGATTGTTGTCATGTTGTCGGGGTTTGTGGCCATTTTCATCCAAGGCACAGTTCTGGTTGGTGGTCCTGCACTGGTACTGGAGATTGCCCAAAATGGATCACGCATTAATTTTaatga TTTTGATGCTGACCCACGGAAGCGCTATAGCTTCTGGAGCCTTTCTGTTGGAGGTACATTGGTGTGGTTGTCCATGTATGGAGTAAACCAAGCTCAAGTCCAGCGCTACATCTCCTGCAGATCAGAAAGAGACGGCCAGTG GGCGCTGTTTGTGAACCAAGTGGGTCTGTGCCTGATTGTAGGCAGTGCAGCAACATGCGGAATCGTCATGTTTGCTTATTATAACAACTGTGATCCACTGATGTCTGGGAAGATTTCTGCTCCTGATCTG TATATGCCTTACTTCGTGctggaaatattccaaaatcTCCCAGGCTTTCCAGGTCTTTTCCTTGCCTGTGCATACAGTGGCACTTTGAG tacgGCCTCCACAAGTATCAATGCAATGGCTGCAGTAACGATGGAGGACCTGCTGCGACCTCATCTGCGCCACATGACCCAAAAGAAATTGATCCTTGTTTCCAAAGGACTGT catTGCTGTATGGAGTTGGTTGTATCACCGTAGCtgctctctcttccctcctgaACTGGGGAGTACTTCAG GGCTCATTCACTGTCATGGGTGTGGTCAGCGGTCCATTACTGGGTGTATTCATTTTGGGGATGTTTGTTCCAGCAACTAACAGGGTG gGGGCGTTCTCAGGAATATCAGTGGgcttctgtgtttctctgtggctGGCTGTTGGTTCAACTCTTTACCCACCCAGTGACAAGACCATTGGTGTTCTGCCCAGCTACGCAGGCCAGTGTGCAGGCAGCAACATCACCCTGAACAGCAGCCCTAACCAGGACCAACACTCCTTCTCCACCCCTCTTCGGCCCGATAACGCGGG GGGCCTCCTTAACTTCTACTCCATGTCTTACCTCTATTTTGGTGCCATGGCGACGAGTTCTGTTGTGCTAGTTGGGCTGATCGTGAGCTATGCAACAG GGCCAACAAAAAGGAATCAGATTAAAGAGGGTTTGTTATGGTGGGATCTGAACAAAAAGCAAGTAGAGGTCCCATCAGAGCGCAGA ACTGGAACAATGTCCAGGATCTTTCCCCGCCTTCTGcacaatgcatgctgggatacaCATGTGAGCATGAATAGAAATAACCTG ggagACAAGGTGAGGGATAAACCACAGCTTGTGCCTTTGAGGGACCTGCCTagagaaaacaagtga
- the slc5a5 gene encoding sodium/iodide cotransporter isoform X3 — protein MEEQSVSEPATSGFVVADYAVFAGMLLVSMSIGLFQALKKNPSGASADDFFTGGRSMPAVPVGMSLCASFMSAVQVLGVPSEAFRHGFKFLYMCLGQSINSLLTAYLFLPVFFRLGITSTNQYLKMRFGRGMQLLGSIQFLVATLLYTGIVIYAPALILNQATGLNIWVSLFSTGIICTLYTTLGGMKAVIWTDVFQIVVMLSGFVAIFIQGTVLVGGPALVLEIAQNGSRINFNDFDADPRKRYSFWSLSVGGTLVWLSMYGVNQAQVQRYISCRSERDGQWALFVNQVGLCLIVGSAATCGIVMFAYYNNCDPLMSGKISAPDLYMPYFVLEIFQNLPGFPGLFLACAYSGTLSTASTSINAMAAVTMEDLLRPHLRHMTQKKLILVSKGLSLLYGVGCITVAALSSLLNWGVLQGSFTVMGVVSGPLLGVFILGMFVPATNRVGAFSGISVGFCVSLWLAVGSTLYPPSDKTIGVLPSYAGQCAGSNITLNSSPNQDQHSFSTPLRPDNAGGLLNFYSMSYLYFGAMATSSVVLVGLIVSYATGPTKRNQIKEGLLWWDLNKKQVEVPSERRGDKVRDKPQLVPLRDLPRENK, from the exons ATGGAAGAGCAGTCTGTCAGTGAACCAGCCACATCAGGCTTTGTCGTGGCTGACTACGCAGTCTTTGCTGGCATGCTGTTGGTCTCTATGAGTATTGGACTCTTCCAGGCCCTGAAGAAGAACCCGAGTGGGGCCAGTGCTGATGACTTCTTCACTGGGGGTCGAAGTATGCCAGCAGTGCCTGTTGGGATGTCGCTCTGTGCCAGTTTTATGTCAGCAGTTCAGGTTCTAGGTGTTCCTTCTGAGGCTTTTCGCCACGGCTTTAAATTCCTCTACATGTGCCTCGGACAGAGCATCAATTCCCTGCTGACAGCTTACCTCTTCCTGCCAGTTTTCTTTCGACTGGGCATCACAAGCACCAATCAG TATCTGAAGATGAGATTTGGCAGAGGGATGCAGCTGCTGGGGAGTATCCAGTTTCTTGTTGCGACG ctgcttTACACAGGGATTGTTATCTATGCACCTGCCTTGATCCTCAACCAAG CTACTGGACTCAACATTTGGGTGTCTCTGTTTTCTACTGGGATCATTTGCACCCTGTACACCACACTG GGTGGCATGAAAGCTGTGATCTGGACTGATGTGTTCCAGATTGTTGTCATGTTGTCGGGGTTTGTGGCCATTTTCATCCAAGGCACAGTTCTGGTTGGTGGTCCTGCACTGGTACTGGAGATTGCCCAAAATGGATCACGCATTAATTTTaatga TTTTGATGCTGACCCACGGAAGCGCTATAGCTTCTGGAGCCTTTCTGTTGGAGGTACATTGGTGTGGTTGTCCATGTATGGAGTAAACCAAGCTCAAGTCCAGCGCTACATCTCCTGCAGATCAGAAAGAGACGGCCAGTG GGCGCTGTTTGTGAACCAAGTGGGTCTGTGCCTGATTGTAGGCAGTGCAGCAACATGCGGAATCGTCATGTTTGCTTATTATAACAACTGTGATCCACTGATGTCTGGGAAGATTTCTGCTCCTGATCTG TATATGCCTTACTTCGTGctggaaatattccaaaatcTCCCAGGCTTTCCAGGTCTTTTCCTTGCCTGTGCATACAGTGGCACTTTGAG tacgGCCTCCACAAGTATCAATGCAATGGCTGCAGTAACGATGGAGGACCTGCTGCGACCTCATCTGCGCCACATGACCCAAAAGAAATTGATCCTTGTTTCCAAAGGACTGT catTGCTGTATGGAGTTGGTTGTATCACCGTAGCtgctctctcttccctcctgaACTGGGGAGTACTTCAG GGCTCATTCACTGTCATGGGTGTGGTCAGCGGTCCATTACTGGGTGTATTCATTTTGGGGATGTTTGTTCCAGCAACTAACAGGGTG gGGGCGTTCTCAGGAATATCAGTGGgcttctgtgtttctctgtggctGGCTGTTGGTTCAACTCTTTACCCACCCAGTGACAAGACCATTGGTGTTCTGCCCAGCTACGCAGGCCAGTGTGCAGGCAGCAACATCACCCTGAACAGCAGCCCTAACCAGGACCAACACTCCTTCTCCACCCCTCTTCGGCCCGATAACGCGGG GGGCCTCCTTAACTTCTACTCCATGTCTTACCTCTATTTTGGTGCCATGGCGACGAGTTCTGTTGTGCTAGTTGGGCTGATCGTGAGCTATGCAACAG GGCCAACAAAAAGGAATCAGATTAAAGAGGGTTTGTTATGGTGGGATCTGAACAAAAAGCAAGTAGAGGTCCCATCAGAGCGCAGA ggagACAAGGTGAGGGATAAACCACAGCTTGTGCCTTTGAGGGACCTGCCTagagaaaacaagtga